A portion of the Bacillus sp. es.034 genome contains these proteins:
- a CDS encoding MerR family transcriptional regulator, protein MSNDKKLEGKYNIKAVSTILGIQPGTLRAWERRYQIIAPVRNESGHRLYTEQHLNILKWLVEKVDQGFTISQAVALLDKQELEENEITSSQQKDRTQTISDDLLKALLSFDETKAHELINQSFSVYTIDKVVIDILGSLLVRIGDLWENGEITTAHEHFATSILRSRIGIIMHSFPHNGILPKVVAVCGPGEWHELGLLIFTLYVRRKGFEVIYLGSSIKENDIDVVLDEVDPKFLFFSCTLFENVDNLLSLVTSLKNERSDLVIGMGGFAVDHLPKDVKAKFDEHIVGQTKSDWEHWVKSKL, encoded by the coding sequence ATGAGCAATGATAAAAAGTTGGAAGGCAAATACAATATTAAGGCTGTGTCTACCATTTTAGGGATTCAACCGGGAACATTGAGGGCATGGGAGAGAAGATACCAGATCATTGCACCTGTGCGGAATGAATCCGGGCACCGTTTGTATACCGAACAACATTTAAATATATTGAAATGGCTGGTTGAAAAGGTTGATCAAGGCTTTACCATCAGCCAGGCTGTTGCGTTACTGGACAAACAGGAACTGGAAGAGAATGAAATCACATCTTCACAACAGAAGGATCGCACCCAAACGATTTCCGATGATCTCTTGAAGGCTTTATTGAGTTTTGATGAAACGAAAGCCCATGAATTGATCAACCAGTCGTTTTCTGTGTATACCATCGACAAGGTGGTCATCGACATTCTCGGCAGCCTCCTGGTCAGGATCGGTGATTTATGGGAAAATGGTGAAATCACGACGGCCCATGAGCACTTTGCCACTTCCATCCTCAGGTCCCGTATCGGTATCATCATGCATTCATTCCCCCATAATGGGATATTACCAAAGGTAGTGGCTGTCTGCGGGCCTGGAGAATGGCATGAATTAGGATTATTGATCTTCACCCTTTACGTACGAAGGAAGGGGTTTGAAGTCATCTATCTGGGATCGAGCATAAAAGAGAATGATATTGACGTCGTATTGGATGAAGTGGATCCAAAGTTTTTATTCTTCTCGTGCACACTGTTTGAAAATGTTGATAACCTCCTTTCACTCGTTACGTCCTTAAAGAACGAGCGGAGTGATCTCGTGATCGGGATGGGCGGTTTCGCCGTCGATCATCTGCCCAAAGACGTAAAAGCAAAATTTGATGAACATATCGTGGGACAAACCAAATCCGATTGGGAACATTGGGTCAAAAGTAAATTATAA
- a CDS encoding adaptor protein MecA produces MKLERISDNKIKFSISVEELEQKGLFEQDQWKDSYMWHDLFEDMLDEVQGKFGIETQMEITVEIESFDDQEICLILTLESEDDFSDWEEGTEMMKSMNDHDVLVYFNDFEDLLNLLKRINEMGKLSHSLIQYSIFHYEKTYYVLIENLLEGDSFVLEAICAEYGQHSTVTKHILMEYGRVVLLRDSIKKILHYF; encoded by the coding sequence ATGAAGCTCGAAAGAATTTCGGACAATAAAATAAAATTTTCCATTAGTGTAGAAGAGTTGGAACAAAAAGGGTTATTTGAACAGGACCAATGGAAAGATTCCTATATGTGGCATGATCTGTTTGAAGACATGTTAGATGAAGTACAAGGGAAGTTCGGCATCGAAACACAAATGGAAATCACAGTGGAGATCGAATCATTTGATGATCAGGAAATCTGCCTGATCCTCACGTTAGAGTCAGAAGACGACTTTTCCGACTGGGAAGAAGGTACCGAAATGATGAAATCCATGAACGATCACGATGTTCTCGTGTATTTCAATGATTTCGAGGACTTACTCAACCTTCTCAAACGCATCAATGAGATGGGAAAGCTGAGCCATTCCCTCATTCAATACAGTATTTTTCACTACGAAAAAACGTATTACGTACTTATAGAGAATTTGCTTGAAGGCGACAGTTTCGTACTTGAAGCTATTTGCGCCGAATATGGTCAACACTCGACGGTTACAAAGCATATCCTGATGGAATATGGCCGAGTTGTGTTACTAAGGGATTCCATTAAAAAGATATTACATTATTTTTGA
- a CDS encoding Glu/Leu/Phe/Val dehydrogenase yields the protein MVAEKGKESHQASEQHDVLKSTQTVIHLALDKLGYSEEVYELLKEPIRMLTVKIPVRMDDGKVKVFTGYRAQHNDAVGPTKGGIRFHPNVSEKEVKALSIWMSLKCGIVDLPYGGGKGGIICDPRDMSFRELERLSRGYVRAISQIVGPSKDIPAPDVFTNSQIMAWMMDEYSRIDEYNSPGFITGKPLVLGGSHGRETATAKGVTICIHEAAKKKGIKLEGARVVIQGFGNAGSFLAKFMHDAGAKVIGISDAYGGLHDEDGLDIDYLLDRRDSFGTVTKLFNNTITNEELLELDCDILVPAAIENQITDKNAHNIRASIVVEAANGPTTLDATKILTERGILLVPDVLASSGGVTVSYFEWVQNNQGYYWTEEEVEEKLEKILVSSFNNVYETAQTRRVDMRLAAYMVGVRKMAEACRFRGWI from the coding sequence ATGGTAGCCGAAAAGGGGAAAGAAAGTCACCAAGCATCAGAGCAGCATGATGTGCTGAAATCTACACAAACGGTTATTCATCTTGCGCTCGATAAATTAGGGTATTCAGAAGAAGTTTATGAATTATTAAAAGAACCGATTCGTATGTTAACGGTTAAAATACCAGTCCGGATGGACGATGGAAAAGTAAAGGTGTTCACGGGCTATCGTGCCCAACATAATGATGCGGTCGGACCGACAAAGGGCGGGATCCGCTTTCATCCGAACGTTTCGGAGAAGGAAGTTAAAGCGCTTTCCATTTGGATGAGTTTGAAATGTGGAATTGTCGACCTTCCATATGGGGGAGGTAAAGGCGGGATCATCTGTGACCCCCGGGATATGTCATTTCGGGAGTTAGAGCGATTAAGCCGTGGGTATGTTCGTGCCATCAGCCAAATTGTCGGACCTTCTAAAGATATTCCGGCCCCGGATGTTTTCACCAACTCGCAAATCATGGCGTGGATGATGGATGAATACAGTCGCATTGATGAATACAATTCTCCAGGATTCATTACCGGTAAACCATTGGTGCTGGGAGGATCCCACGGCCGTGAAACGGCCACTGCCAAAGGGGTGACAATCTGTATCCATGAAGCGGCAAAGAAAAAGGGAATTAAACTCGAAGGGGCACGGGTGGTCATTCAGGGGTTCGGAAATGCCGGAAGTTTCCTTGCCAAATTCATGCATGATGCCGGTGCGAAGGTGATCGGGATATCCGATGCCTACGGCGGCCTGCACGATGAGGACGGCTTGGACATCGACTATTTACTGGACAGACGCGACAGCTTTGGAACGGTCACGAAGTTGTTCAATAATACGATTACTAACGAAGAACTGCTGGAACTTGATTGTGATATTCTAGTGCCCGCTGCCATTGAAAATCAAATCACGGATAAGAACGCCCACAATATCAGGGCAAGCATCGTCGTCGAAGCGGCCAACGGACCGACAACACTGGATGCAACGAAGATCTTGACGGAACGCGGGATCCTACTGGTACCGGATGTGTTAGCTTCCTCAGGTGGCGTGACGGTTTCGTATTTCGAGTGGGTTCAGAACAATCAGGGGTATTACTGGACAGAAGAAGAAGTGGAAGAGAAACTGGAAAAGATCCTGGTCAGCTCTTTTAATAACGTGTATGAAACGGCACAAACAAGAAGAGTGGATATGAGGCTCGCCGCCTATATGGTCGGGGTAAGGAAAATGGCGGAAGCCTGCAGGTTCAGAGGGTGGATTTAG
- a CDS encoding YpdA family putative bacillithiol disulfide reductase — MKMEECIIVGGGPCGLSAAISLKEKGIHPLIIEKGNIVNAIYHYPTHQTFFSSSEKLEIGDVPFVIEEHKPRRNQALVYYREVVKRKKLRINRFETVYKVEKHDDGFTVTTSKGHYESKSIVIATGYYDNPNYMDIPGEEQENVFHYFKEAHPFFDTDVVVIGGKNSAVDAALELNKAGARVTVLYRGSEYSKSVKPWILPNFDALVRNGEVTMEFQACVDEITGDSVLYNVNGEKKEVKSDFVFAMTGYHPDHSFLTKMGIEIDKETGRPAHNPETMQTNVDGVYIAGVIAAGNNANEIFIENGRLHGGLIAESIMEMKK, encoded by the coding sequence TTGAAAATGGAAGAATGCATTATTGTAGGCGGAGGACCGTGCGGGTTGTCTGCTGCCATCAGTCTCAAAGAAAAAGGAATCCATCCTTTGATCATCGAAAAAGGGAATATCGTCAATGCGATTTACCACTACCCTACCCATCAAACCTTCTTTTCGTCGAGTGAGAAGCTTGAGATCGGTGATGTACCTTTCGTCATTGAAGAGCATAAGCCGAGAAGGAATCAGGCATTGGTCTACTATCGCGAAGTGGTGAAGCGTAAAAAGCTCAGGATCAACCGATTTGAAACCGTTTATAAAGTTGAGAAGCACGACGATGGTTTTACTGTGACGACTTCTAAGGGACATTACGAAAGTAAGTCGATCGTCATCGCAACCGGATACTACGATAACCCGAATTACATGGATATCCCCGGCGAGGAACAAGAGAATGTGTTTCATTATTTTAAAGAAGCCCATCCTTTTTTTGATACGGATGTGGTGGTCATCGGAGGCAAAAACTCCGCGGTTGATGCAGCACTTGAATTGAATAAAGCAGGGGCTAGGGTCACCGTTTTATACCGGGGAAGTGAATATTCCAAAAGTGTCAAGCCATGGATCCTCCCGAATTTTGATGCACTTGTAAGGAATGGTGAAGTCACAATGGAGTTTCAGGCATGTGTGGATGAAATAACCGGGGATTCTGTTCTTTACAACGTTAATGGAGAAAAGAAAGAGGTCAAGAGTGATTTTGTGTTTGCCATGACCGGCTATCATCCCGATCATAGCTTCCTGACGAAAATGGGGATAGAAATCGATAAGGAAACCGGTCGTCCTGCCCACAATCCTGAAACGATGCAAACAAATGTAGACGGCGTCTATATTGCAGGCGTCATTGCCGCAGGAAACAATGCCAATGAAATCTTCATAGAAAACGGTCGTTTGCATGGCGGACTGATTGCCGAATCCATTATGGAAATGAAAAAATAG
- a CDS encoding asparaginase — protein MKKDILVIHTGGTISMMEDEQTGAVSPGKENPLSVQTSIVSSLANLTVEEAFHLPSPHITPGHMQQLKEIIEKKYKEKPFHGAVITHGTDTLEETAYFLDLTLSLPISVVVTGAMRSSNEIGADGLYNLISSVRVAADDKSMNKGVLVVLNDEIHSAKNVTKTHTSNVSTFQSPQYGPIGIVTKRGVLFHHQPTSNEHYEVCDISKRVTLIKAYAGMDSGLLRAIKDLQYDGVVIEALGQGNLPPETVMGIEELLEANIPVVLVSRCFNGIVQDIYGYSGGGKQLKEKGVIFSNGLNGQKARIKLVVALSQIHDMKELEAIFKN, from the coding sequence ATGAAGAAAGATATTTTAGTCATACATACAGGCGGCACCATCTCAATGATGGAAGACGAACAGACCGGAGCCGTTTCACCGGGAAAAGAAAACCCGCTCTCGGTGCAAACATCCATCGTTTCAAGTCTGGCGAATTTGACGGTCGAAGAAGCATTCCATCTGCCTTCCCCTCATATTACGCCTGGTCATATGCAGCAGCTGAAAGAGATCATCGAAAAGAAGTATAAGGAAAAGCCCTTCCACGGGGCCGTCATTACCCACGGAACAGATACATTGGAAGAAACAGCTTATTTCTTAGACTTGACCCTTTCCCTCCCCATCTCGGTCGTGGTGACGGGAGCCATGAGATCAAGCAATGAAATAGGGGCTGACGGTTTATATAACCTGATTTCATCCGTACGTGTAGCAGCGGACGACAAATCCATGAACAAGGGGGTTTTGGTAGTCCTGAACGATGAGATCCATTCAGCGAAAAATGTGACCAAAACCCATACGAGCAATGTATCCACCTTTCAAAGCCCACAGTATGGACCGATCGGGATCGTGACGAAAAGGGGGGTACTCTTCCATCACCAGCCAACCTCTAACGAGCACTACGAGGTGTGTGACATTTCCAAGAGGGTGACACTCATAAAAGCGTATGCAGGAATGGATTCAGGATTACTGCGGGCGATAAAGGATCTGCAGTACGACGGGGTCGTCATCGAAGCACTGGGTCAGGGAAATCTCCCACCGGAAACAGTGATGGGCATCGAGGAACTGTTAGAAGCGAATATCCCCGTCGTATTGGTTTCCAGATGCTTCAACGGGATTGTCCAGGACATCTACGGATATTCAGGTGGCGGAAAACAACTGAAAGAAAAAGGGGTCATCTTTTCAAACGGTCTAAATGGACAAAAGGCCAGAATCAAGCTTGTGGTGGCCCTTTCCCAAATACATGACATGAAAGAACTGGAAGCGATTTTCAAAAACTAA
- the prsW gene encoding glutamic-type intramembrane protease PrsW: protein MLVILSAGIAPGLALLSYFYLRDQYEAEPITLVFKTFMYGALITFPIMFLQYVLEVEGIIDSNWSTAFISSGFLEEFFKWFILMFAIFQHVDFNEPYDGIVYGASVSLGFATVENILYLVANGVEHAFGRAVLPVSSHALFGVIMGYYLGKAKFSSREERHKWLFLAISVPILLHGTYNYIFLAEKNWVYYMVPFMFFLWWLGLKKVKSAHQLTEKKYKRELKKEVI, encoded by the coding sequence ATGCTGGTGATTTTATCAGCGGGTATAGCACCAGGATTAGCATTGTTAAGTTACTTTTATTTACGGGATCAATATGAGGCCGAACCCATTACATTGGTGTTTAAAACGTTTATGTACGGGGCCCTTATTACCTTTCCGATTATGTTTTTACAATATGTCCTGGAAGTGGAAGGGATCATTGACTCCAACTGGTCTACAGCTTTCATCTCCTCCGGGTTCCTCGAAGAATTTTTTAAGTGGTTTATTCTAATGTTTGCCATCTTCCAGCACGTGGACTTTAACGAACCATATGACGGTATCGTATATGGAGCCAGTGTTTCACTTGGATTTGCCACAGTGGAAAATATATTATATTTAGTCGCCAATGGTGTCGAACACGCATTTGGGAGGGCAGTACTCCCTGTATCGAGTCATGCCCTTTTCGGGGTCATCATGGGATACTATTTAGGAAAAGCGAAGTTCTCATCCCGGGAAGAAAGGCATAAATGGCTTTTTCTGGCCATCTCAGTGCCTATCTTGTTACATGGAACCTACAATTATATTTTCCTTGCTGAGAAAAACTGGGTTTATTATATGGTTCCGTTCATGTTTTTCTTATGGTGGCTGGGATTAAAGAAAGTCAAGAGTGCCCACCAGCTTACAGAAAAGAAGTACAAACGGGAATTGAAGAAAGAAGTCATTTAA
- the sleB gene encoding spore cortex-lytic enzyme: MNSRFKWVSTSVVMVLMCSLLMISSEGEKADAFTNQVIQHGATGEDVIELQSRLQYIGYYNGDIDGVFGWGTYWALRNFQYEFGLPIDGLAGAKTKEKLVKASKYNKEYVKNQIEKGNDFSHYGGTDLDKQKGSTGGGGAKAPAQNKPAPSKPTAVNTPNGFSQNDIQLIANAVYGESRGEPYEGQVAVAAVILNRIDSSAFPNTVAGVIFEPGAFTAVADGQIWLTPNERAKEAVLDAINGWDPSSSALYYFNPVTATSKWIWSRPQIKKIGKHIFCS; the protein is encoded by the coding sequence ATGAATAGTCGTTTCAAATGGGTTTCTACTTCAGTCGTCATGGTGCTTATGTGTTCTCTTCTTATGATTTCTTCTGAAGGTGAGAAGGCAGACGCTTTTACGAATCAGGTCATTCAGCATGGCGCAACGGGTGAGGATGTAATCGAGCTTCAATCCAGACTTCAATATATCGGATATTATAACGGCGATATTGATGGTGTATTTGGATGGGGGACCTATTGGGCACTCCGAAACTTTCAATATGAGTTCGGTCTTCCGATCGATGGCCTTGCCGGTGCGAAAACAAAAGAAAAACTTGTGAAAGCATCAAAGTACAATAAGGAATATGTGAAGAATCAAATTGAAAAAGGCAATGACTTCAGCCATTATGGCGGGACAGATTTAGATAAACAAAAAGGTTCGACAGGTGGGGGAGGGGCAAAGGCTCCTGCTCAAAACAAGCCGGCCCCTTCTAAGCCGACGGCGGTGAATACACCGAATGGTTTCTCTCAAAATGACATTCAATTGATCGCAAACGCAGTATATGGAGAATCACGTGGTGAACCATACGAGGGACAAGTAGCTGTAGCGGCAGTCATTCTCAATCGGATAGACAGCTCAGCGTTTCCCAATACCGTGGCAGGGGTCATCTTTGAACCAGGTGCGTTCACAGCCGTAGCTGACGGCCAAATCTGGTTAACCCCTAATGAAAGAGCAAAAGAAGCGGTGTTGGATGCCATTAACGGTTGGGATCCGTCATCAAGTGCTCTGTATTATTTCAATCCAGTGACGGCAACAAGCAAGTGGATTTGGTCCCGTCCCCAAATCAAGAAAATTGGAAAACACATATTCTGTAGTTAA
- the ypeB gene encoding germination protein YpeB: protein MLRIILITVLVLGVAGTAFWGYQEHQEKNAILINAENNYQRAFHELTYQVDLLHDQIGSTLAMNSRKSLSPALADVWRLTSQAHSDVGQLPLTLLPFNKTEEFLSNIGDFSYRVAVRDLDKNPLTDKEYKSLENLYKQSADIQNQLRQVQHLVMENNLRWMDVEMALASGDEQADNTIIDGFKTVEKNVSGYDEANFGTTTFVNTEKKDQNFKKLKGKEISKEEAVKILRRYSGIPKAKDAKVSKSGKGADYKFYSVSIGNGNTEASMDITQKGGYPIWYINNRKIKEPKISLNKAAEKATAFLKENNFQKLELFESAQYDNIGIFTYVTVLDGVRIYPDSVKIKVALDNGQIVGFAAEEYLKNNHDREIPKASITKADAKETTNPNLKIMEERQAVIVNDLNEEVLCYEFMGMLGKDTYRIFVNANTGEEEKVERLKKAEPIYEEVV, encoded by the coding sequence TTGCTACGAATCATTTTAATTACGGTACTCGTCCTCGGTGTAGCCGGTACCGCTTTCTGGGGATACCAGGAACACCAGGAGAAAAATGCGATACTGATCAATGCGGAAAATAACTATCAAAGAGCATTTCATGAATTGACTTACCAGGTGGACCTGCTTCATGATCAAATCGGTTCCACTCTTGCCATGAATTCAAGGAAGTCACTGTCACCGGCACTTGCCGATGTGTGGAGATTAACGTCACAGGCCCACAGTGACGTAGGTCAGCTTCCTTTGACGCTGCTGCCGTTTAATAAGACGGAAGAATTCCTGAGCAATATCGGTGACTTCAGCTATCGTGTAGCTGTAAGAGATTTAGATAAAAATCCATTGACGGATAAAGAATATAAGTCATTGGAAAACCTGTATAAACAAAGTGCCGATATTCAAAATCAGTTACGTCAAGTCCAGCATCTTGTCATGGAAAACAATTTGCGATGGATGGATGTGGAAATGGCTTTGGCATCAGGGGATGAACAGGCAGATAATACCATTATCGATGGATTCAAGACCGTCGAGAAAAATGTATCCGGTTATGATGAGGCGAACTTTGGCACGACCACCTTCGTCAACACGGAGAAAAAAGATCAGAACTTTAAGAAGTTAAAAGGGAAAGAAATTTCCAAAGAGGAAGCAGTCAAGATATTGAGGAGGTATTCCGGTATCCCTAAAGCAAAAGATGCAAAAGTTTCAAAAAGCGGTAAGGGTGCCGATTACAAATTCTATAGTGTATCAATCGGAAATGGTAACACCGAAGCGAGCATGGATATCACCCAAAAAGGCGGATATCCGATCTGGTATATCAATAACCGTAAAATCAAAGAACCAAAGATCAGTTTGAACAAAGCAGCTGAAAAAGCGACTGCTTTCCTGAAGGAAAATAACTTCCAGAAGCTTGAGCTGTTTGAGAGTGCACAATATGATAACATCGGTATTTTCACATACGTTACGGTCCTGGACGGAGTGAGGATTTATCCTGATTCGGTTAAAATAAAAGTAGCATTGGATAATGGACAGATTGTTGGCTTTGCTGCTGAAGAATACTTAAAAAATAATCATGATAGAGAAATCCCTAAAGCATCCATTACAAAGGCAGATGCGAAAGAAACGACAAACCCAAACCTGAAGATAATGGAAGAGCGCCAGGCGGTGATCGTGAACGACCTCAACGAAGAAGTGCTATGCTATGAATTCATGGGTATGCTGGGTAAAGATACCTATAGAATATTCGTCAATGCAAACACAGGAGAAGAAGAGAAAGTAGAGAGGCTCAAAAAAGCAGAGCCCATCTATGAAGAAGTCGTTTAA
- a CDS encoding PilZ domain-containing protein: protein MIKAGTTLQLEPIHNETFDRYRCRVVELSEEGIFIDYPIHTKTEKAVFLIDGTQLKASFTFNEQTVLMFETEVMGRKLSKIPMIHLHYPGDDGLMKVQRRQFVRVEANTDISLKINEHFYPTITEDISAGGCAVVVRKGMDLNSGDKLSTIIVLPMQTGECRYAEIEGKVIRVWEKEHKQIASIEFVHLTENQRQHILRYCFERQLDLRKKGLLE, encoded by the coding sequence ATGATAAAAGCTGGTACCACATTGCAATTGGAGCCTATACATAATGAAACATTTGATCGATATAGATGCAGGGTGGTCGAACTTTCCGAAGAGGGGATTTTTATTGATTATCCCATCCATACCAAAACGGAGAAAGCCGTTTTTTTAATCGATGGAACTCAGTTGAAAGCAAGCTTCACCTTCAATGAACAGACCGTCCTGATGTTTGAAACGGAAGTGATGGGCCGTAAATTATCCAAGATACCGATGATCCACCTGCATTATCCGGGAGACGATGGGTTAATGAAAGTCCAAAGAAGACAATTCGTTCGTGTAGAAGCCAACACTGACATTTCATTAAAGATCAATGAGCATTTTTACCCGACAATCACGGAAGATATCAGTGCAGGAGGATGTGCTGTAGTGGTGAGGAAGGGAATGGATTTGAACAGTGGCGACAAGCTGTCGACCATCATCGTCCTCCCGATGCAGACAGGGGAGTGCCGCTATGCAGAAATCGAAGGAAAAGTGATCCGGGTCTGGGAAAAGGAACACAAACAAATTGCAAGCATCGAATTTGTTCATTTAACTGAAAATCAGAGGCAGCATATTTTAAGATATTGTTTCGAAAGACAGCTTGACTTAAGAAAAAAAGGATTACTTGAATAA
- a CDS encoding YpfB family protein produces the protein MKRVERILIKLAIIHVILLIAVQFVFHQMNVLPELHKLVFYEGVEKMEYSEIVETLSR, from the coding sequence GTGAAAAGGGTAGAAAGAATTTTAATCAAATTAGCCATCATACATGTCATATTATTAATAGCGGTCCAGTTTGTATTTCATCAAATGAATGTCCTTCCCGAGCTTCATAAGCTCGTTTTCTACGAAGGAGTGGAGAAAATGGAGTACAGTGAAATTGTCGAAACCCTATCACGTTAG
- the cmk gene encoding (d)CMP kinase: MDELKKLRIAIDGPAAAGKSTVAKIVAGKLSYLYIDTGAMYRSLTYKALSNNVDLHDENELNQLLSETTIELEPSEVGQLVFLDGNDVTEEIRQASVTNSVSHVAVHSVVREEMVKRQQLLAKEGAVVMDGRDIGTHVIPDAEIKVFLLASVDERAQRRHEENLSKGYPSDLEQLKEEIARRDKIDSEREVAPLKKAEDATEIDTTSLSISEVVDQIMLLVERKG; encoded by the coding sequence GTGGATGAATTGAAAAAATTAAGAATTGCAATCGATGGTCCTGCAGCAGCAGGGAAAAGTACCGTTGCAAAAATTGTGGCAGGAAAATTATCTTATCTTTATATTGATACCGGGGCGATGTACCGCTCTTTAACGTATAAAGCTTTGAGCAACAACGTAGACTTGCATGATGAGAATGAATTGAATCAATTATTGTCTGAAACGACGATCGAACTTGAACCTTCTGAAGTGGGGCAGCTTGTATTCCTGGATGGGAACGATGTAACAGAAGAAATCCGTCAGGCTTCCGTGACCAACTCAGTGTCCCATGTGGCCGTTCATTCCGTTGTGAGGGAAGAAATGGTGAAGAGACAGCAGCTGCTTGCAAAAGAAGGCGCTGTAGTGATGGACGGAAGGGATATCGGCACCCACGTCATACCGGATGCGGAAATCAAGGTTTTCTTACTCGCGAGTGTGGACGAACGTGCCCAAAGGAGACATGAGGAGAATCTTTCGAAGGGATATCCAAGTGATCTGGAGCAATTAAAAGAAGAAATCGCCCGTCGTGACAAGATCGATTCTGAAAGAGAAGTGGCCCCTCTGAAAAAAGCCGAGGACGCAACGGAAATAGACACCACTTCCCTTTCCATATCAGAAGTTGTGGACCAAATCATGCTGTTAGTAGAAAGGAAAGGTTAA
- a CDS encoding lysophospholipid acyltransferase family protein produces MNLYTFARGLVKSILSPLYRIEVKGLEHFPKDGGVLLCSNHIDNLDPPVVGISAPRPVSFMAKEELFNVPVLGKLLPDLRAFPVKRGMSDREALRKGLKVLKQGDVLGLFPEGTRSKTGQIGKGLAGAGFFALRSEAYVVPCAIIGPYKPFRKLKVVFGPPIPMDGIREERLNAEKTTEIIMKHIDDLIHANQ; encoded by the coding sequence GTGAACCTATATACCTTTGCCAGAGGTCTCGTTAAGTCGATACTTTCCCCTTTGTACCGGATAGAGGTGAAGGGGCTGGAGCATTTCCCGAAAGATGGGGGTGTTTTACTATGTTCCAACCATATTGATAATCTGGATCCCCCCGTTGTAGGGATATCAGCTCCAAGGCCAGTGTCCTTCATGGCGAAAGAAGAACTCTTCAATGTTCCCGTGTTAGGGAAGCTTCTGCCTGATTTACGTGCATTCCCGGTGAAAAGAGGGATGAGCGACCGTGAAGCGCTCCGTAAAGGATTAAAGGTCCTGAAGCAGGGAGATGTTTTAGGACTGTTCCCAGAGGGTACTAGAAGTAAGACAGGGCAAATAGGCAAGGGATTGGCAGGAGCGGGCTTCTTTGCACTAAGATCTGAAGCTTATGTCGTACCCTGTGCCATCATCGGCCCATACAAGCCATTCAGGAAATTGAAGGTTGTATTCGGACCGCCGATCCCGATGGACGGTATCCGTGAAGAAAGATTAAATGCGGAGAAAACGACGGAAATCATCATGAAGCATATTGACGACCTGATACATGCGAATCAATAA